One genomic segment of Natrialbaceae archaeon AArc-T1-2 includes these proteins:
- the fer gene encoding ferredoxin Fer: MYDRILAPTDGSRIAERAGEHACELARRFGADLSVATVLEDDDRERAERAVDAVAEHATERGVDATTEILDREASVAETVIEYATDHDVDCIVMGTQGRSGLDRFLLGSVAEELLRESPLPVVTVTEGADPRPDLERVLVATDGSDSATAATDHAIELATEAGATLHVVHVTDALLAGERETVEVAPGEEIGTDAIDDVLERAQGTDLETIHTAVVPGRTHQAILAYATEHDVDAIVMGTHGRTGLGRYLLGSTTERVVRFATVPVTGVRPEPGPTTTVEYLDYQVLEEQGWSLEDEDLFEQAAEADLGEDAYGTLEVEQGEYVLDAAEAEGEDWPFYCRVGGCVDCTAAVLEGDLEMDENRQLSDEEVEEKGFRLTCVGTPTTEEVTLVYNVKHHEDLQDRVM, from the coding sequence ATGTACGACAGGATTCTCGCTCCGACGGACGGAAGCCGGATCGCAGAGCGCGCAGGCGAGCACGCATGCGAGTTAGCACGACGTTTCGGTGCCGATCTCTCCGTCGCCACCGTCCTCGAGGACGACGATCGCGAGCGCGCCGAGCGCGCGGTCGACGCTGTTGCCGAGCACGCGACCGAACGCGGCGTCGACGCGACGACGGAGATTCTCGATCGGGAGGCGTCCGTCGCCGAGACCGTCATCGAGTACGCGACCGATCACGACGTCGACTGTATCGTGATGGGAACCCAGGGTCGAAGCGGACTGGATCGATTCCTGCTGGGCAGCGTCGCCGAAGAACTCCTGCGCGAGTCGCCGCTTCCGGTGGTGACAGTTACCGAGGGAGCCGACCCGAGACCGGACCTCGAGCGGGTGCTGGTCGCGACCGACGGCAGCGACAGCGCAACCGCAGCCACCGATCACGCGATCGAGCTCGCGACGGAAGCGGGGGCGACGCTACACGTCGTTCACGTGACCGACGCCCTGCTGGCCGGCGAGCGCGAGACGGTCGAGGTCGCCCCCGGCGAGGAGATCGGAACCGACGCCATCGACGACGTCCTCGAGCGAGCACAGGGGACCGACCTGGAGACGATCCACACCGCGGTCGTCCCCGGCCGAACGCACCAGGCGATCCTCGCGTACGCGACCGAACACGACGTGGACGCGATCGTCATGGGCACGCACGGTCGGACCGGTCTCGGCCGGTACCTGCTCGGGAGCACCACGGAGCGGGTCGTTCGCTTCGCCACCGTCCCCGTGACCGGCGTCCGGCCGGAGCCAGGACCGACGACGACCGTCGAGTACCTCGACTACCAGGTGCTCGAAGAGCAGGGCTGGTCGCTCGAGGACGAGGACCTCTTCGAGCAGGCCGCCGAGGCCGACCTCGGGGAAGACGCCTACGGCACCCTCGAGGTCGAACAGGGCGAGTACGTCCTCGATGCTGCCGAGGCCGAGGGAGAAGACTGGCCCTTTTACTGTCGCGTCGGCGGCTGTGTGGACTGTACCGCCGCCGTCCTCGAGGGCGACCTCGAGATGGACGAGAACCGGCAGCTGAGCGACGAGGAAGTCGAGGAGAAAGGATTCCGGCTCACCTGTGTCGGGACGCCGACGACCGAGGAGGTCACGCTCGTCTACAACGTCAAGCACCACGAGGATCTCCAGGATCGGGTCATGTGA